The following coding sequences lie in one Polynucleobacter necessarius genomic window:
- the dapB gene encoding 4-hydroxy-tetrahydrodipicolinate reductase has translation MKIAIAGATGRMGKMLIEAVLNSTDAQLVGALEHSSCSQLGEDAGAFLGKKTGVLISSDVAQVLNNSEFLIDFTRPEGTMSHLAVAEKMGTKTIIGTTGLSPDQMNSLKNASAKLAIVFAPNMSVGVNVTFKLLEIAAKMLNQGYDIEIIEAHHKHKVDAPSGTALKMGEVIADALGEKLDDVAVYAREGHTGYAREGHTGERKEGSIGFATIRGGDIVGDHTVLFAGDGERIEISHKSSSRQSYAQGSLRAARFLQNQSNGLFDMQDVLGLRK, from the coding sequence ATGAAGATCGCAATTGCAGGGGCTACTGGTCGTATGGGTAAAATGTTAATTGAGGCCGTACTCAATTCGACAGATGCACAACTCGTTGGTGCTCTAGAGCATTCCTCATGTTCACAACTTGGCGAAGATGCTGGCGCATTCTTGGGTAAGAAAACGGGTGTACTCATCTCTTCTGATGTCGCACAGGTTTTAAATAATTCAGAATTTCTGATTGATTTCACTAGGCCCGAAGGCACTATGTCGCATTTAGCGGTTGCGGAAAAGATGGGTACTAAAACGATTATTGGTACAACTGGCCTGAGTCCCGATCAAATGAATAGCTTAAAAAATGCTTCTGCAAAATTAGCGATTGTGTTTGCGCCGAATATGAGTGTGGGCGTTAATGTCACATTTAAGCTTTTGGAGATTGCTGCCAAGATGCTCAATCAAGGCTATGACATTGAAATTATTGAAGCACATCACAAGCACAAGGTAGATGCCCCTTCGGGAACGGCCCTTAAGATGGGTGAAGTCATTGCGGATGCCTTAGGCGAGAAGCTCGATGATGTAGCTGTATACGCACGCGAAGGGCACACGGGTTACGCACGCGAAGGGCACACGGGTGAGCGCAAAGAGGGTTCAATTGGTTTTGCCACAATTCGTGGTGGCGATATCGTAGGTGATCACACCGTATTGTTTGCTGGTGATGGCGAACGTATTGAGATCAGCCATAAATCTTCAAGCCGCCAGTCCTATGCTCAGGGTTCTTTGCGTGCAGCACGATTCTTGCAAAACCAAAGCAACGGTTTATTTGATATGCAAGATGTTCTCGGTTTGCGTAAGTAA